A window of Metabacillus sp. B2-18 contains these coding sequences:
- the atpB gene encoding F0F1 ATP synthase subunit A: MGHEAPVVEFLGLNFNLSNVLMITIASLIVFIIAIAATRSLAMKPTGMQNFIEWVVDFVKNIIGSTMDWQTGGRFLTLGITLLMYVFVSNMLGLPFAIVVGHELWWKSPTADPAITLTLAVLVVALSHYYGIKMKGASEYGKDFFKPMPFMFPLKIIEEFANTLTLGLRLYGNIFAGEILLGLLVSLATSGYAESFGSGIIGTIVAAIPMLAWQGFSIFVGAIQAFIFTMLTMVYLAHKVSHDH, encoded by the coding sequence TTGGGTCACGAAGCTCCTGTGGTAGAGTTTTTAGGTCTAAATTTTAATTTATCAAACGTATTAATGATTACGATTGCTAGTTTAATCGTTTTTATCATTGCAATTGCTGCAACCCGCAGTTTAGCAATGAAACCAACAGGTATGCAAAACTTCATCGAATGGGTAGTCGATTTTGTGAAAAATATTATCGGCAGTACGATGGATTGGCAAACAGGCGGACGTTTCTTAACGTTAGGGATCACACTATTAATGTATGTATTTGTATCAAATATGTTAGGGTTACCTTTCGCCATTGTTGTAGGACATGAATTGTGGTGGAAATCACCAACTGCAGATCCTGCCATCACCTTAACCCTTGCTGTTCTTGTAGTAGCGTTATCACATTACTACGGTATTAAGATGAAGGGTGCATCTGAATATGGTAAGGACTTTTTCAAGCCAATGCCATTTATGTTTCCATTAAAGATTATTGAAGAATTTGCGAACACATTAACGCTTGGTCTTCGTCTTTACGGAAATATTTTTGCGGGTGAGATTCTTTTAGGCTTGCTTGTTAGTCTAGCAACAAGCGGGTATGCAGAAAGTTTTGGAAGTGGAATAATTGGCACTATCGTTGCTGCAATTCCTATGTTAGCATGGCAAGGATTTAGTATCTTTGTTGGAGCAATCCAAGCATTTATTTTCACTATGTTAACGATGGTTTATTTGGCACACAAAGTGAGTCATGACCATTAA
- the atpF gene encoding F0F1 ATP synthase subunit B: protein MLTFDLALGASTGGLNTGDIIFQLVMFLILLGLLGKYAFGPVMGIMKQREEHIANEINSSEDRNKEAQKLVEEQRELLKQARQEAQALVENAKKLGEQQKEEIIQAARSEAGRLKDSALKEIEQEKENAVAALREQVASLSVLIASKVIEKELNEQEQEKLINDYINEVGEGR from the coding sequence ATGTTAACTTTTGATCTTGCTTTAGGTGCGTCTACAGGCGGCCTTAACACAGGTGATATCATATTTCAGCTAGTAATGTTCTTAATCCTTCTTGGATTACTTGGTAAGTATGCATTCGGACCAGTTATGGGCATTATGAAGCAACGTGAAGAACATATTGCAAATGAAATTAATAGTTCTGAAGATAGAAATAAAGAAGCACAGAAACTAGTTGAAGAGCAACGTGAGTTATTAAAACAAGCGCGTCAAGAAGCTCAAGCTCTAGTGGAAAATGCGAAAAAGCTTGGTGAGCAACAAAAAGAAGAGATTATCCAAGCAGCTCGTTCTGAAGCTGGACGTCTGAAAGACTCTGCTTTAAAAGAAATCGAGCAAGAAAAAGAAAATGCTGTTGCTGCGTTACGCGAACAGGTTGCATCATTATCAGTACTTATTGCTTCTAAAGTAATCGAAAAAGAGTTGAACGAACAAGAACAAGAAAAATTGATTAACGACTACATCAATGAGGTAGGCGAAGGTCGATGA
- a CDS encoding MASE3 domain-containing protein: MKAYQDHHKAYTISFIYTFVPLLLLYLIQFQFQSFYDPKNHLSIHLILETYSVFISFIIFVFGWKAFGHNPPTTLLFVPFVFLAVGYFDFMHTITYSGMPPLFVESSINKTAWFWVVARAIEAISLAILFFYDEKTVRNLNRKLILLGTLIFLALLTVLIYTFGPQAPQLIIEGTGPTPFKNVLEYVFNGLHFLSFILVLRKLNHVKTDSNIYLIFAFVLLIIGGFQITLYQSVHDLVNIIGHVYKAIAYTFIYRAFFYSNLHLTFVHKEKAEKNLAATQGILESFFTHTPDSIALCDQNGNVVKVNKGFEKLTKLKSEQVLGTPLSKTFPLFEKELNVLIKEVLKGNRMIDYEIGAKPPSSIRVNFTIYPIYFDEYIQFAAIARDITEERVAKEKLKQVEEELKEMIQEHQGVFAKFKKIDDYFTITLCHGELLNDMGISSDIVGFTLYPGSCGHLGTTIYSNLQKAWEGNERTFEFERHTGIYAVTLKPILRNFEVQEIIGSCIDITKLKKTEDLLRKSEKLAVVGEMAAGIAHEIRNPLTTLKGFTQILGKDAQEREKQFVDLMLSELSRIELITNDFMILAKPQAIKYQEHDLRKIVNHVLTIIEPQAILNNIEIISRNTSVEEIPIICDENQLKQVFINLIKNAIESMPAGGQLDVSVELSHNGYVTINIKDTGCGIPEHVITRLGEPFYTLKEKGTGLGLMVSFRIIEAHKGKIEFSSKENAGTKVEIKLPLKSV; the protein is encoded by the coding sequence ATGAAAGCATACCAGGACCACCATAAGGCCTATACGATCTCATTTATTTATACTTTCGTACCGTTACTCTTGTTATACCTCATTCAATTTCAATTTCAATCTTTTTATGATCCTAAAAATCATTTAAGTATACACTTAATTCTTGAAACGTATAGTGTGTTTATCTCGTTCATTATTTTTGTTTTTGGATGGAAGGCCTTTGGTCATAACCCACCAACTACCTTGCTATTTGTGCCCTTTGTATTTTTAGCTGTCGGCTATTTTGATTTTATGCACACAATAACCTATTCGGGTATGCCTCCGTTATTTGTTGAGAGTTCAATCAATAAGACTGCTTGGTTTTGGGTCGTTGCACGAGCAATCGAAGCCATTTCCTTGGCAATATTATTTTTTTATGATGAGAAAACTGTAAGGAATCTTAACAGAAAATTGATCCTATTAGGTACGCTTATTTTTCTTGCATTACTAACTGTTTTGATTTATACCTTCGGACCTCAAGCTCCCCAATTAATCATTGAAGGAACCGGACCAACACCTTTTAAAAATGTACTTGAATATGTTTTTAATGGCTTGCATTTCCTCTCATTTATTTTAGTTTTACGCAAATTAAACCATGTGAAAACAGATTCAAACATCTATTTAATATTTGCTTTTGTTCTTTTAATAATAGGCGGATTTCAAATTACGTTATATCAAAGCGTACATGATTTAGTAAATATTATTGGACATGTTTACAAAGCGATTGCCTACACCTTTATTTACCGGGCGTTTTTCTATTCTAATCTTCACTTAACGTTTGTACATAAAGAAAAGGCGGAGAAGAACCTAGCCGCTACACAAGGAATATTAGAATCATTTTTCACACACACACCTGATAGTATTGCTCTTTGTGATCAAAACGGGAATGTTGTTAAAGTTAACAAAGGCTTTGAAAAGCTTACTAAATTAAAATCTGAACAAGTTCTAGGAACACCACTTTCAAAAACGTTTCCACTATTTGAAAAGGAATTGAATGTTCTAATTAAGGAAGTATTAAAAGGGAACAGAATGATTGATTATGAAATTGGAGCAAAACCTCCTAGTTCAATTAGAGTAAACTTTACGATATACCCTATTTATTTCGATGAGTATATTCAATTTGCTGCTATAGCAAGGGATATAACTGAGGAAAGAGTCGCTAAAGAAAAGCTTAAGCAAGTTGAAGAAGAGTTAAAAGAAATGATACAAGAGCATCAAGGAGTTTTTGCTAAATTTAAAAAGATTGATGATTATTTTACGATTACTCTTTGCCACGGAGAGCTTCTAAATGATATGGGAATCTCCAGTGATATTGTTGGCTTTACCTTATATCCCGGCAGTTGTGGTCATCTCGGCACAACAATCTATTCAAATTTACAAAAAGCATGGGAAGGAAACGAAAGAACCTTTGAGTTTGAAAGACATACAGGCATTTATGCCGTAACTCTGAAACCGATTCTTCGTAATTTTGAAGTACAGGAAATTATCGGCTCCTGTATAGACATTACAAAATTAAAGAAAACCGAAGATCTCCTAAGAAAATCAGAAAAGCTCGCTGTAGTTGGAGAGATGGCAGCTGGTATTGCCCATGAAATTAGAAATCCGTTAACTACCTTAAAAGGTTTTACCCAAATCTTAGGTAAGGATGCCCAAGAGAGAGAGAAGCAATTTGTTGATCTTATGCTCTCAGAGTTAAGCCGGATCGAACTAATTACTAATGATTTTATGATTCTTGCAAAGCCACAAGCAATTAAATATCAAGAACATGATTTAAGAAAGATAGTTAATCACGTCTTAACCATCATTGAACCCCAAGCTATACTCAACAATATAGAGATTATTAGTAGAAATACGTCTGTGGAAGAAATTCCTATCATATGTGATGAAAACCAGTTAAAACAAGTCTTTATTAATTTAATAAAAAATGCAATAGAATCAATGCCAGCCGGCGGTCAGCTCGATGTGTCAGTGGAACTATCTCACAACGGATATGTTACCATCAACATAAAAGATACTGGCTGTGGCATTCCAGAACATGTGATCACCCGACTAGGGGAACCTTTTTACACATTAAAAGAAAAAGGCACAGGATTAGGTCTAATGGTAAGCTTCCGTATTATCGAGGCACATAAAGGGAAAATTGAATTTAGTAGTAAAGAAAATGCCGGTACAAAGGTTGAAATTAAGTTACCGCTGAAATCAGTATAA
- a CDS encoding IS256 family transposase, producing the protein MTQLQFNLDLEVLKDSVLNSDIDAVVKSAIVLVLNEFMEKERDDYLHAASYERSAARRDYRNGYYERELIMSIGKIQLKVPRTRDGEFSTTVFEKYARCDQALVISMLEMVINGVSTRKVTQIVEQLCGKSVSKSFVSSLTLKLDPIVNDWAKRPLNVKYYPYLFVDAMYIKVREHHKVVSKAVYIATAITDKGQREILGLSIDHAENYESWSRFLQQLKSRGLQSPKLVISDAHQGLQKAIQREFLGTSWQRCNVHFKRNIIEKLPKKDSADIRMMIKRVFEAITVEDIRTFKNELMTQFGNNPKYEKALTIFDEGFEDTIQYMNHPVNMRPHIRSTNSLERLNQEVRRRERVIRIFPNTQSAFRLVGAVLMEYQESVYSTKSIRRC; encoded by the coding sequence ATGACCCAGTTACAGTTTAACCTAGATTTGGAAGTTTTAAAAGATTCTGTATTAAATTCTGATATTGATGCAGTAGTTAAATCAGCAATTGTTTTGGTCTTAAATGAGTTTATGGAAAAAGAGAGAGATGATTATCTACATGCTGCTTCTTATGAACGCTCTGCAGCCCGTCGTGACTATCGCAACGGCTACTATGAACGTGAATTAATTATGAGTATCGGCAAGATACAACTCAAGGTGCCGAGAACTCGTGATGGTGAGTTTTCGACTACAGTTTTTGAAAAATATGCTAGATGTGATCAAGCTTTAGTGATCTCCATGTTGGAAATGGTTATTAATGGGGTCTCAACACGCAAGGTAACACAAATAGTTGAACAGCTATGTGGTAAATCTGTCTCAAAATCGTTTGTTTCTTCATTGACCTTGAAATTAGATCCAATCGTAAATGATTGGGCAAAGCGTCCTTTAAACGTCAAATATTATCCCTATCTTTTTGTAGATGCCATGTATATCAAAGTGAGAGAACACCATAAGGTGGTCTCAAAGGCTGTTTATATTGCCACAGCTATTACAGATAAGGGCCAGCGTGAAATACTTGGTCTAAGTATTGATCATGCAGAGAATTACGAGAGTTGGAGTCGCTTCCTTCAACAGCTAAAATCACGAGGACTTCAGTCTCCGAAACTAGTGATATCAGATGCTCACCAAGGCTTACAAAAAGCCATACAACGTGAATTTTTAGGTACTAGCTGGCAAAGGTGTAATGTTCATTTTAAAAGGAACATTATTGAAAAGTTGCCCAAAAAGGATTCAGCTGATATTCGTATGATGATCAAGCGTGTGTTTGAGGCAATCACTGTTGAAGATATCAGAACCTTTAAGAATGAACTGATGACTCAATTTGGAAATAATCCAAAGTACGAAAAGGCTCTTACTATTTTCGATGAAGGGTTCGAAGATACCATTCAATATATGAATCATCCAGTGAATATGCGCCCTCATATACGAAGTACGAACTCTCTTGAACGATTAAATCAAGAAGTACGAAGAAGAGAAAGAGTTATTCGTATCTTCCCAAACACACAATCTGCTTTTCGTTTAGTAGGAGCTGTTTTAATGGAATACCAAGAATCTGTTTACTCTACAAAATCTATAAGAAGATGCTAA
- a CDS encoding S8 family serine peptidase, producing the protein MGIKKVLYIMLVTTICFPNMAIGETFPNRPPLPNKTQEEIQKVMVIVKKEDFHSFQKKIEGFSRLTINQTYQHVFYGFSIEGRTDDIMTLKKDPAVIHSSSVVSYASQIDESVPFIGGEDVRGLFDRSDHRLTGEGIKVAVIDTGVDYHHPDLRRSYLGGFDVIDGDQDPMETMAQDGSETIHGTHVAGIIAANGKLKGVAPEAEIVAYRALGPGGMGTSDQVIAAIDRAIKDKVDIINLSLGNNVNGPDWPTSLALDRAVEAGIVAVTSSGNSGPGLWTVGSPGTSSKAISVGASSPPLHMPYLKVGGIKEGITIHSLQGAESWQLKGLDEIVDAALGYKEDMKDSVRGKIVLVERGKISFTEKVLNAKEQGAKAVLISNNVKGNFAGALEIPLDIPVASISKEDGAAIRKQLKQHPSIRTEYKKEEDQLADFSSRGPVTSTWAIKPDVVAPGVAIESTVPDGYLALHGTSMAAPHVAGACALIKQAHPDWNPEQIKASLMNTATKLTNDNEKVLKPNEQGAGRINIKEAVEAKVLVYPGSLTFGQYETNHPRTKKTVKITIDNQSNKEEHIYFDMPKNKPGVRWELPKNINIKPGEKKQVEISLDLTPSQLTPGIHQGWLKLQQDGNDIEVPYAYVVDEPNYPRIMGFEFAYSDEPGVYKYRMYLPGGADEVGIALYDQDTLAFVGYLDWLHDAPRGLVEKEVKLEELDIPEGNYKGVIFANKSGKEDLIETDILLGE; encoded by the coding sequence ATGGGAATAAAAAAAGTACTTTACATCATGCTTGTGACAACAATTTGTTTTCCTAACATGGCAATTGGAGAAACCTTTCCAAACAGGCCTCCACTTCCAAATAAAACACAAGAAGAAATTCAAAAAGTTATGGTAATCGTCAAAAAAGAGGATTTTCATTCTTTCCAAAAAAAGATAGAAGGCTTCTCTCGACTAACGATCAACCAAACCTATCAGCATGTTTTTTATGGCTTTTCAATTGAAGGTAGAACCGATGACATCATGACTTTGAAAAAAGATCCGGCCGTTATTCATTCCAGTTCTGTCGTTTCTTATGCATCACAGATTGATGAAAGTGTTCCGTTCATCGGTGGTGAGGATGTGAGAGGCTTATTTGATCGAAGTGATCATCGCTTAACTGGTGAGGGAATAAAGGTTGCTGTGATTGATACGGGTGTTGATTATCATCATCCTGATTTAAGAAGAAGTTATCTTGGTGGCTTTGATGTTATAGATGGTGACCAAGATCCGATGGAAACAATGGCTCAGGACGGAAGTGAAACAATTCATGGGACACATGTAGCCGGAATTATTGCCGCTAATGGAAAACTGAAAGGTGTGGCACCGGAAGCAGAAATTGTGGCTTATCGCGCGCTCGGACCCGGTGGTATGGGAACATCTGATCAAGTGATTGCTGCAATTGATCGAGCGATAAAAGATAAAGTAGATATTATCAACTTATCGCTAGGTAACAATGTGAATGGTCCGGATTGGCCGACAAGTTTGGCGCTTGATCGAGCTGTTGAAGCAGGAATTGTTGCCGTTACTTCTAGCGGAAATTCAGGTCCTGGCCTTTGGACAGTAGGTTCTCCAGGAACATCTTCAAAAGCGATCTCTGTTGGTGCGTCTTCACCTCCGCTACATATGCCTTATCTAAAAGTGGGCGGAATAAAAGAAGGGATCACCATTCACTCATTGCAAGGAGCGGAGTCATGGCAATTAAAAGGGTTAGACGAGATTGTTGATGCAGCTTTAGGTTATAAAGAAGATATGAAAGATTCCGTGAGAGGAAAAATAGTTTTAGTGGAAAGAGGGAAAATCTCTTTTACCGAAAAAGTGCTAAATGCAAAAGAACAAGGAGCTAAAGCAGTGCTCATTTCTAATAATGTAAAAGGAAATTTTGCGGGGGCATTGGAGATACCGCTTGATATACCGGTTGCCTCCATATCGAAAGAAGATGGGGCGGCGATTAGAAAGCAGCTGAAGCAGCATCCTAGTATACGAACAGAGTATAAGAAAGAAGAAGACCAGCTTGCTGATTTTAGCTCGCGAGGTCCTGTTACAAGTACATGGGCGATAAAGCCAGATGTTGTCGCGCCGGGTGTAGCAATTGAAAGCACTGTTCCTGATGGTTATTTAGCATTACATGGAACGAGCATGGCAGCGCCACATGTGGCAGGAGCATGCGCACTAATCAAGCAGGCCCACCCAGATTGGAATCCGGAGCAAATAAAAGCGTCCTTAATGAACACGGCAACAAAATTAACAAATGATAATGAAAAAGTGTTAAAGCCAAATGAACAAGGTGCTGGAAGAATTAATATTAAAGAAGCTGTTGAGGCAAAAGTTCTTGTATATCCAGGTTCATTAACATTTGGACAGTATGAAACAAATCATCCACGAACGAAAAAAACAGTAAAAATTACAATAGATAATCAATCAAATAAAGAAGAACATATCTATTTTGATATGCCGAAAAATAAACCTGGGGTTAGGTGGGAACTGCCAAAAAATATAAACATCAAGCCAGGTGAGAAAAAGCAGGTTGAAATAAGCCTAGATCTTACTCCAAGTCAGTTAACGCCAGGTATTCATCAAGGGTGGTTAAAATTACAGCAAGATGGAAATGATATTGAAGTTCCTTATGCGTATGTTGTAGATGAGCCGAATTATCCGAGAATTATGGGCTTTGAATTTGCTTATAGTGATGAGCCTGGGGTTTATAAATACCGGATGTACTTACCAGGTGGGGCGGATGAAGTGGGGATTGCCTTGTACGATCAGGATACTTTGGCATTTGTCGGCTATTTAGACTGGCTGCACGATGCTCCCCGTGGGTTAGTTGAGAAGGAAGTGAAGCTAGAAGAACTTGATATACCTGAAGGAAACTATAAAGGAGTCATCTTTGCAAATAAAAGTGGGAAAGAGGACTTGATAGAAACAGATATTTTACTTGGTGAATAA
- a CDS encoding IS256 family transposase: protein MTQFQFNLNLDNLKESVMNSDIDAVIKASIVLVLNSVMEKERDDHLQVGAYERSSERFDSRNGYYDRDLILSIGRVSLKVPRTRKGDFSPSVFEKYARCDQAFVLSMLEMVVNGVSTRKVKNVVQQLCGESVSKSFVSSLTEKLDPIVQAWANRPLNTIYYPYIFADAMYIKVREHNRVVPKAVYIATAITGDNQREVLGIRVDHVESYDAWKAFLLHLQSRGVQSPKLFITDAHAGLKKALKEVFVGTVWQRCTVHLKRNIFNVMPKKGIEEEKLGLKRIFEAVSVEDARQFKDEFIERFGENPKIEKAIQTLEDGFEDAVQYLNEPVRFQQFIRSTNSLERLNQEVRRREQVIRIFPNTQSAFRLIGAVLMQVNEEQAKKQITRGKPRKM, encoded by the coding sequence TTGACTCAATTTCAGTTTAACCTAAATCTTGACAATTTAAAAGAATCTGTAATGAATTCTGATATTGATGCTGTCATCAAAGCTTCAATCGTCCTTGTGTTAAATTCTGTGATGGAGAAAGAACGAGATGACCACTTACAGGTTGGAGCTTATGAACGTTCTTCTGAACGTTTTGATTCTCGAAATGGCTACTATGATCGTGACCTTATTCTAAGTATTGGTAGAGTAAGTTTAAAAGTTCCTCGTACACGTAAAGGAGACTTTTCACCATCCGTCTTTGAAAAATATGCACGGTGTGACCAGGCGTTTGTCCTTTCTATGCTTGAAATGGTTGTAAATGGAGTTTCTACTCGAAAAGTAAAGAATGTTGTTCAGCAGCTTTGTGGAGAAAGTGTTTCAAAATCGTTTGTATCTTCCCTCACAGAAAAGCTAGATCCAATCGTACAGGCATGGGCAAATCGCCCGTTAAATACAATCTATTATCCTTATATCTTCGCGGACGCCATGTATATCAAAGTTCGTGAACATAATCGTGTTGTGCCTAAAGCTGTTTATATCGCGACTGCCATAACGGGAGATAACCAACGAGAAGTACTAGGTATAAGAGTAGATCATGTGGAAAGTTATGATGCATGGAAGGCATTTCTTCTACACCTTCAATCACGAGGTGTTCAATCCCCTAAACTATTCATAACCGATGCACACGCTGGCCTAAAGAAGGCTCTAAAAGAGGTGTTTGTTGGAACTGTTTGGCAACGCTGTACAGTCCATCTAAAGCGAAACATCTTTAATGTGATGCCAAAGAAAGGGATTGAAGAAGAAAAACTAGGGTTAAAGAGAATCTTTGAGGCTGTCAGTGTTGAAGATGCACGACAATTTAAAGATGAATTTATTGAACGTTTTGGAGAAAATCCTAAGATCGAGAAAGCCATTCAAACATTAGAGGATGGCTTCGAAGATGCCGTTCAATACTTAAATGAACCAGTTAGGTTTCAACAATTTATAAGAAGTACTAATTCATTGGAACGCCTCAATCAAGAGGTTCGAAGAAGAGAACAAGTTATCCGTATATTTCCGAATACTCAATCTGCATTTAGATTGATAGGAGCTGTTCTTATGCAAGTCAATGAGGAACAAGCAAAGAAGCAAATTACAAGAGGGAAACCAAGAAAAATGTAG
- the upp gene encoding uracil phosphoribosyltransferase, which translates to MGKVYVFDHPLIQHKLTYIRDVKTGTKEFRELVDEVASLMAFEITRDLPLTEVDVETPVTTAKSKVLAGKKLGIIPILRAGLGMVDGILKLIPAAKVGHIGLYRDPETLQPVEYYAKLPSDVEERDFIVVDPMLATGGSAVEAINSLKKRGAKNIKFMCLIAAPEGVEVVKKAHPDVDIFIAALDEKLNDHGYIVPGLGDAGDRLYGTK; encoded by the coding sequence ATGGGGAAAGTATACGTATTTGATCATCCATTAATTCAACATAAACTTACATATATTCGTGATGTGAAAACTGGAACAAAAGAATTTCGTGAGCTTGTTGATGAAGTAGCAAGCTTAATGGCGTTTGAAATTACAAGAGATCTTCCACTAACGGAGGTGGATGTTGAAACTCCTGTTACAACAGCAAAGTCAAAAGTACTTGCTGGGAAAAAGCTTGGAATCATTCCGATCCTTCGTGCAGGATTAGGTATGGTTGATGGAATTTTAAAATTGATTCCTGCTGCAAAGGTAGGTCATATCGGGTTGTATCGTGATCCTGAAACATTACAGCCTGTCGAATACTATGCAAAGCTTCCTTCTGATGTAGAAGAGCGTGATTTTATCGTTGTCGATCCTATGCTTGCAACAGGTGGTTCAGCAGTGGAAGCCATTAACAGCTTGAAAAAACGCGGTGCAAAAAATATCAAATTCATGTGCTTAATTGCTGCTCCAGAAGGTGTAGAAGTTGTAAAAAAAGCTCATCCTGATGTTGATATTTTTATTGCGGCTTTAGATGAAAAGTTAAACGATCACGGGTATATCGTTCCAGGCTTAGGTGATGCTGGAGACCGTCTATACGGAACAAAATAG
- the atpE gene encoding F0F1 ATP synthase subunit C codes for MGLLAAAIAIGLAALGAGIGNGLIVSRTVEGIARQPEAQGKLQTTMFIGVALVEAIPIIAVVIAFIVMGGE; via the coding sequence ATGGGTTTATTAGCAGCTGCAATTGCAATTGGTTTAGCGGCACTAGGTGCTGGTATTGGTAACGGTCTTATCGTATCTCGTACAGTAGAGGGTATTGCGCGTCAACCTGAAGCGCAAGGTAAATTACAAACTACAATGTTCATCGGGGTAGCGTTAGTAGAGGCGATTCCGATCATCGCCGTAGTTATCGCATTCATCGTAATGGGTGGAGAATAA
- the glyA gene encoding serine hydroxymethyltransferase codes for MKHLPEQDAKVFEAIQLERTRQETKIELIASENFVSEAVMEAQGSVLTNKYAEGYPGRRYYGGCEHVDVVEDIARDRAKEIFGAEYVNVQPHSGAQANMGVYFTILEHGDTVLGMNLSHGGHLTHGSPVNFSGVQYNFVEYGVDEETHRINYEDVLEKARLHKPKLIVAGASAYPRAIDFKKFREIADEVGAYFMVDMAHIAGLVAAGLHENPVPYADFVTTTTHKTLRGPRGGMILCKEEFGKKIDKSIFPGIQGGPLMHVIAAKAVSFGETLQDSFKTYAQNIIDNAKRLAEKLQSEGLTLVSGGTDNHLLLVDVRSLQLTGKVAEHVLDEIGVTVNKNTIPFETESPFVTSGIRIGTAAVTSRGFGLEEMDEIGSIIAFALKNHEDEAKLAEAKQRVENLTSKFPLYRNL; via the coding sequence ATGAAACATTTACCAGAACAAGATGCAAAAGTATTTGAAGCCATTCAGTTAGAACGTACTCGTCAAGAAACTAAGATTGAACTTATTGCCTCTGAAAACTTTGTTAGTGAAGCAGTAATGGAAGCTCAAGGATCTGTTCTTACAAACAAATATGCAGAAGGTTATCCAGGTCGTCGTTATTATGGTGGTTGTGAGCATGTGGACGTTGTTGAAGATATCGCAAGAGACCGTGCGAAGGAAATCTTCGGAGCTGAGTATGTGAACGTTCAGCCTCACTCTGGTGCACAAGCAAACATGGGTGTTTATTTCACAATTTTAGAGCATGGTGATACAGTTCTTGGAATGAACTTATCTCACGGTGGTCACTTAACACATGGTAGCCCTGTTAACTTCAGTGGTGTTCAATACAATTTCGTTGAGTATGGTGTTGACGAAGAAACTCACCGCATCAACTATGAAGATGTGTTAGAAAAAGCTAGACTTCACAAGCCAAAGTTAATCGTTGCTGGTGCAAGTGCATACCCAAGAGCAATCGACTTCAAAAAATTCCGTGAAATCGCTGATGAAGTGGGTGCTTACTTCATGGTGGATATGGCACATATCGCTGGTCTTGTTGCTGCAGGACTTCATGAAAACCCAGTGCCATACGCAGATTTCGTAACAACGACTACACACAAAACACTTCGTGGACCACGTGGTGGGATGATTCTTTGTAAAGAAGAGTTCGGTAAGAAAATTGATAAATCAATCTTCCCTGGTATCCAAGGTGGACCGCTTATGCATGTTATCGCAGCAAAAGCTGTATCATTTGGTGAAACTCTTCAAGATAGCTTTAAAACATATGCTCAAAACATCATTGATAATGCAAAACGTTTAGCAGAAAAGCTTCAATCAGAAGGTTTAACACTTGTATCTGGTGGTACTGATAACCACTTATTATTAGTAGATGTTCGTTCTCTTCAGTTAACTGGTAAAGTGGCTGAGCACGTATTAGATGAAATCGGAGTTACTGTTAATAAAAACACAATTCCATTTGAAACAGAAAGCCCATTCGTAACAAGTGGAATCCGTATCGGAACTGCTGCTGTAACAAGCCGTGGCTTTGGTTTAGAAGAAATGGATGAGATCGGAAGCATTATTGCGTTTGCATTAAAAAATCACGAAGATGAAGCGAAGCTTGCTGAAGCGAAACAACGCGTTGAAAACTTAACAAGCAAGTTCCCTTTATACCGTAACTTATAA
- a CDS encoding ATP synthase subunit I has protein sequence MFDMHLMFRRYRKYIFYLLAVYVIGWGFTEYQSVFLGLILGTCITLYNLWIMVRKHKQFDDALTKGRKAGSLGTTSRMAAAGVAVFFAIKFPEYFDLISVVFGLMTMYIVIMIDYVIQHSRA, from the coding sequence ATGTTTGATATGCATCTGATGTTTCGCAGATATCGAAAATACATATTTTATCTACTAGCCGTTTATGTTATAGGTTGGGGATTCACGGAATATCAGTCTGTTTTCCTAGGATTAATTTTGGGAACATGCATCACTTTGTACAACCTCTGGATCATGGTGAGAAAGCATAAGCAGTTTGATGACGCATTAACTAAAGGAAGGAAAGCGGGTTCGTTAGGGACAACATCAAGAATGGCAGCAGCCGGAGTCGCAGTTTTTTTTGCGATAAAGTTTCCCGAGTATTTTGATTTGATTAGTGTTGTTTTTGGATTAATGACGATGTATATCGTTATTATGATAGATTATGTAATTCAACATTCACGCGCTTAG
- a CDS encoding AtpZ/AtpI family protein — protein sequence MRQKKRHPLHAMGLMSAILSQLVGSILIGIFAGKWVDDYFKTEPLFLIIGLLLGLAAGVYAMLKLVNHYFSGE from the coding sequence ATGCGACAAAAAAAACGCCATCCGTTACACGCGATGGGCCTCATGTCAGCTATCCTTTCCCAACTAGTTGGCTCCATTTTAATTGGTATTTTTGCTGGGAAGTGGGTAGATGATTATTTTAAAACAGAACCGTTGTTTTTAATCATAGGCCTTCTGCTAGGACTAGCCGCAGGTGTTTATGCCATGCTAAAGTTAGTCAACCACTATTTCTCAGGAGAATAA